A single Methanolobus sp. ZRKC5 DNA region contains:
- a CDS encoding J domain-containing protein: MLKIKGHEIGSVLVKGASNRRAIQFQNNIITVLRKIGVNENDIDIPLERMAMKKAKASATWWISDHRMHYSHSMQKNYVENLYVLSKVIELEASRVLSEENTISEFISEFKEDKDVFNKRLDAREFFGCDHDETDFTVINEKYKMLSKELHPDKPTGDLEKFKQLNVAHKILKRELT; the protein is encoded by the coding sequence ATGCTTAAAATAAAAGGACATGAAATTGGTTCAGTGCTTGTTAAGGGTGCCAGTAACAGAAGAGCCATACAATTTCAGAATAATATTATTACGGTTTTAAGAAAGATCGGTGTTAACGAAAATGACATTGATATCCCTCTTGAGCGCATGGCAATGAAAAAAGCGAAAGCTTCTGCAACCTGGTGGATATCAGATCATCGCATGCATTACAGCCATAGTATGCAAAAGAATTATGTAGAGAATCTCTATGTCCTATCCAAGGTAATTGAGCTCGAAGCAAGCCGGGTTCTTTCAGAGGAAAACACAATATCCGAGTTTATTTCAGAGTTCAAAGAGGATAAAGATGTTTTCAATAAACGCCTGGATGCACGAGAATTCTTTGGCTGCGACCACGATGAGACTGATTTTACAGTCATCAATGAAAAGTATAAGATGCTGTCAAAAGAGTTGCACCCCGACAAACCAACCGGGGATCTTGAGAAATTCAAGCAGTTAAATGTCGCACACAAGATATTGAAGAGAGAATTGACATAA